The following nucleotide sequence is from Tardiphaga alba.
AGGCCCACCGGCCGGCACAGCCTTGTATGAAACGCGTAATATTTCGACAGCGGCGCCGTGGTGACACCCTCGCCGATATTGGCTTCGATCAGCACATGCGGTTCGCCATTCGGCTCCACGGCGCCGTCGATCGGCCCGACATAGAGAGCAGCATGCGACCAGGTCGATTGCGTGAGATATTTGATGATGCCGGAGACGCGGTTGTTGCCTTCGACCAGCAGCACGTCGCCTTCGCGGATGATGTCGTGCAGGCGTTCGGGATCGCTGGGCGTAAACGGTTCGTAGCCCGGCACTTCCTTCTGCAGATATTTGGCGATCAGTTTCCCGACCGTATCCAGCACGACGCCCATGGTGTGAGCCCCTGTCGCGGTTCGTATCGACCGCTTTGTCCCTGTCTCGATCATGGACGCCAGCCATTGCAATTTGGTTCATGCACAAACGTAAGCATTCACGAGCGATTTACCATGAGGGTTGCTGTGCGCAGCCGAATACTGCAAGGTTCGCGAGACGTTCTCATGCTCAGTACACTTTCGGAAACCATGCCATGACTTTCTCACGCCGCGCATTTCTATCGGCGTCGGCTGGATTGACGCTTGCGCCATTCACTTCAGCATCATGGTTCGGTGCAAGGGCGCGAGCTGCGACATTGCCGCGCGATGCCGATGTGGTGGTGATCGGCGCTGGCGCTGCCGGTATCGCGGCGGCGCGGCGCGTTCAGGCGACGGGGCGCAAGGTCATCGTGTTGGAGGCTTCGGGCCAGATCGGTGGCCGATGTGCGACGGACAGCTCAACCTTCGATGTGCCGCTCGATCTCGGCGCGCGCTGGCTGCATACGCCGGAGACCAACGCGTTGTTCAAGCTCGCGCGCGGCGTGGGTATCGACGTCACTCCGTCGCCGAACCAGAGGCTGCGCATCGGCCGCCGCAATGCGCGCGCCGCTGAAACCGAGGATCTGCTTGCAACCGTTGTTCGCGCGACGCGCGCGATCGACGATGCGGCTCGTCGCGGCGACATGTCCTGCGCCTCGGTGTTGCCAAAGGACCTCGGTGATTGGGCGGGTACGGTCGATTTTGCGCTCGGCGCTTATGCGACCGGCAAGGATTTGAAGGACCTCTCGGCGCTCGATCAGTCACGCGCGGAAGATCGCGCAATCTCGGTCGCCACGCGACAAGGCCTTGGCGCGTTGATGATGAAGCTCGGTGAGAGCGTGCCGGTGGTGCTGTCGACACCGGCGACGCGTGTGGCCTGGAGTGGTCGCGATATCGGCGTCGAAACGCCGGCAGGTCGCGTTGCGGCGCGTGCGGTGATCGTCACCGTATCGAGCAATGTGTTGAACTCCGGCGCGATCAAGTTCTCGCCGGAACTCCCAAAGCGGCAGCTCGATGCCGCGTCGAAATTGACGCTTGGCAGTTACGACCGCATCGCGCTGGAGCTGAAAGGCAATCCGCTTGGCCTCGGCCGCGATGAATTGATGATCGAGCAGAGCACAAACACGCGTACCGGCGCGCTGTTTGCGAATATCGGCGGCTCGTCGCTCTGCACGGTGGATGTCGCCGGCTCATTCGGCCGCGGCATCGCGGCGCAAGGCGAAGCCGCGATGACAGGCTTTGCGACGGAATGGCTGACCAAACTCTTCGGCAGCGATGTGAAGAATGCGATCCAGCGCAGCAAGGTCACGCGCTGGGATGCGTCGCCCTACATCCTCGGCGCAATGTCAGCCGCAGTGCCGGGCGGCCAAGCCTCGCGCCGCGTGCTGGCCGAGCCCATGGGCAATCTCTTCATCGCCGGTGAAGCGACGCATGAAACGCTGTGGGGCACCGTCGATGGCGCCTGGGAGACCGGCGAGCGGGCAGCCGATGCGGCATTGAAGAAGATCGGAGCGGTGAAAAATCCCGAGGCCGAGCCGAAGCCCGCTAAGAAGCAGAAGCGCCGTGCGCCGCAATCCAGCAATGCTGGCGGGTCTGGAGCGAACTAGCTAAGGGAGCGTCTCTGAATTATGCAACCTTGACGAGATTTTGCCTCGTGCGATATTGAGGCATGAAGCAGATCGTCTTCACCCCGGCGAGCCAACGACAATGGCTGCGGTTATCGCCAGATACACGTAGCCGGATCGATGGGCGATTGAACGAATTTGCATCCACTGGCCATGGCGACGTGAAGCGACTCAAGGGACGCGATGGTGCCCGGCTCCGCATCGGCGACTGGCGTGTCATCTTCTACGAAGAGCAAAACACGATTATCATAGTCGCTGTCGGCCATCGTCGAGACATCTATGATTGAAGGTAGGCCATGAGCGTCAGATTTCAGAAAACGCCCAAAGGCGAAGTCGCCATCCTTCCGCGTGAAGACTACGAGGCGCTTGTCGCGAAAGCATCGGAAGCCGATGAAGATGCCGGCACCGCGCGCTTGGTAGCCCACGCGAAGGACGATATTGCGTCCGGCGCGCCGTTGTTGCCCAAGAGCGTCGTGGACCGGCTCGCTAATGGCGAAAATCCCGTCCGGGTCCTGCGCGAATGGCGAGATGTCACGCCGATGTATCTATCGCTCAAGACAGACATCAGTGAGCGGCATATTGCGGACATCGAGAGCGGCAAGCTCGTCGGCACAGCTGTATGGCTTCTTGCCATCGCGAAAGTGCTGAAAGTGCCGGCGGACCTGCTCCTTCAGACCGACTAGATATTTGGAGGTCAGCGAATCATCCCGTCGAACAGCGGCAGGCTGACCAGCGCGGATATTGCGATCAGCGTATAGCAGATCTTGCGAAACAGCTCATCGCTGGCCTTGCCGAACAGCTTCGATCCGAGCCAAAGGCCGAGGCCGAAAAGTGGACCGGTAATCACGGCAAGTCCGAGGATCGCCGAACTCCACAGCCCGCCGATCGTGTAGCTGATGATGATCAGCACGTCGGCAATCGCGAAATAGAGAATGATGTTGGCGCGGACGACCGCGGCGACGGCGGCATCGCGCAGCCAGTACAGCACCACGGGCGGCCCCCGAGCTGCGCCAGTCCACCGAAGAAGCCGGCGAGACCGCCGACGCCGATCGTGACGGGGATGGTGGGCCTGCCGGGATAGCGCCAGCCCGAGATGAGCAGGCCGAGCAAGGCGACGATCAGTACGACAATGCCCCAGCGCACC
It contains:
- a CDS encoding type II toxin-antitoxin system RelE family toxin, which gives rise to MKQIVFTPASQRQWLRLSPDTRSRIDGRLNEFASTGHGDVKRLKGRDGARLRIGDWRVIFYEEQNTIIIVAVGHRRDIYD
- a CDS encoding flavin monoamine oxidase family protein, which translates into the protein MTFSRRAFLSASAGLTLAPFTSASWFGARARAATLPRDADVVVIGAGAAGIAAARRVQATGRKVIVLEASGQIGGRCATDSSTFDVPLDLGARWLHTPETNALFKLARGVGIDVTPSPNQRLRIGRRNARAAETEDLLATVVRATRAIDDAARRGDMSCASVLPKDLGDWAGTVDFALGAYATGKDLKDLSALDQSRAEDRAISVATRQGLGALMMKLGESVPVVLSTPATRVAWSGRDIGVETPAGRVAARAVIVTVSSNVLNSGAIKFSPELPKRQLDAASKLTLGSYDRIALELKGNPLGLGRDELMIEQSTNTRTGALFANIGGSSLCTVDVAGSFGRGIAAQGEAAMTGFATEWLTKLFGSDVKNAIQRSKVTRWDASPYILGAMSAAVPGGQASRRVLAEPMGNLFIAGEATHETLWGTVDGAWETGERAADAALKKIGAVKNPEAEPKPAKKQKRRAPQSSNAGGSGAN
- a CDS encoding helix-turn-helix transcriptional regulator, with product MSVRFQKTPKGEVAILPREDYEALVAKASEADEDAGTARLVAHAKDDIASGAPLLPKSVVDRLANGENPVRVLREWRDVTPMYLSLKTDISERHIADIESGKLVGTAVWLLAIAKVLKVPADLLLQTD